A genomic region of Thunnus maccoyii chromosome 13, fThuMac1.1, whole genome shotgun sequence contains the following coding sequences:
- the fez1 gene encoding fasciculation and elongation protein zeta-1 isoform X11, with protein MEAPLVCLDEEFEDLRPCRMDELDHPALNHSSYSTTSTVPLASITREDFSELENFSEMMSFKSMEDLVNEFDEKLNVCFHNYNTKTEGLAPIRSQSHNQEDEERLQDEDVWDALTDNYICTWDSPDSEGLNGNLSEQEIHEKEEEEMNEKNDNANCLSEEPLITADQVIEEIVEMMENSPDPGETEEEDEEESSHCSPRTNPSLLEEIRQLSQASNNNCSYEGLSLMPSSALVELLHRVEAAIREYSEELVSQLARRDELEFEKEVKNTFITALMEVQNRQKEQRDSSKRRRRDKALSLQGPGTVATVNAGNTGSTVRTEKTGTMPAKRFSMEGLSNILQTGIRQTFGSTGNDKQYLNTVIPFEKKGTPPSVDDLQMLTKILFAMKEDSEKVPTLLTDYILKVLCPT; from the exons ATGGAAGCCCCTCTTGTGTGTTTGGATGAGGAGTTTGAGGACCTCCGGCCCTGCCGGATGGATGAGCTGGACCATCCAGCACTCAACCACTCCTCTTACTCCACCACCAGCACCGTCCCCCTGGCCTCCATCACCCGCGAGGACTTCTCTGAGCTGGAGAACTTCTCTGAGATGATGAGCTTCAAGTCGATGGAGGACCTGGTCAACGAGTTCGACGAAAAGCTCAACGTCTGCTTCCACAATTACAACACCAAGACGGAAGGCCTGGCGCCCATACGCAGCCAGTCACACAACCAAGAGGATGAGGAGCGGCTGCAGGATGAAGA TGTTTGGGACGCTCTAACTGACAACTACATCTGCACCTGGGACAGCCCCGACTCAGAGGGACTCAACGGCAATCTTTCTGAGCAGGAG ATTCAcgaaaaagaggaggaggagatgaacgAGAAGAATGACAACGCCAACTGCCTGAGTGAAGAGCCTCTCATCACAGctgatcag GTAATTGAGGAGATAGTTGAGATGATGGAGAACTCTCCAGATCCCGGAGAaactgaggaggaggacgaggaggagagCAGCCACTGCTCCCCCAGGACCAACCCCTCCCTGCTGGAGGAGATCAGACAGCTGTCCCAGGCCTCCAACAACAACTGCTCCTATGAAG GCTTGAGTCTGATGCCCAGCTCTGCGCTGGTGGAACTGCTGCACCGGGTGGAGGCTGCAATCCGTGAGTACTCAGAGGAGCTGGTCAGCCAGTTGGCTCGGCGTGACGAGCTGGAGTTCGAGAAAGAGGTGAAGAACACGTTCATCACGGCCCTGATGGAGGTGCAGAACAGGCAGAAGGAGCAGCGAGACAGCAGCAAACGCAGACGCCGGGACAAGGCCCTGAGCCTGCAGGGGCCGGGGACGGTGGCGACTGTGAACGCTGGGAATACAGGCTCCACGGTCCGCACGGAGAAGACAGGGACCATGCCTGCCAAG CGTTTCAGCATGGAGGGACTGTCCAACATCCTGCAGACGGGCATCAGACAGACATTTGGAAGCACAGGGAATGACAAACAG TATCTAAACACAGTCATTCCATTTGAGAAGAAAGGCACCCCTCCATCTGTTGACGACCTGCAGATGCTCACAAAAA TTCTTTTTGCCATGaaggaggacagtgagaaggTGCCTACACTGCTAACTGACTACATATTAAAAG TCTTGTGTCCTACCTAA